Proteins found in one Zea mays cultivar B73 chromosome 1, Zm-B73-REFERENCE-NAM-5.0, whole genome shotgun sequence genomic segment:
- the LOC100382542 gene encoding uncharacterized protein LOC100382542 has product MASLTTVEKLILFHKLERDLFHRLVHDLAQDPVPMRWVIAFWLWLESDGHHDFIRRVSALPGPVVLRFVEEAIECLRGLACRGHGPAAGTGDGDGDGRERRCLPCTNALLTKPIDDAGYFEGQREILDGVRYQYRTVCLAVCDVDSNITACVPTNTSGGVLVAPPMVGSPVLAVPTAASFPLNPMASPWIPLKSPPPDDYRSLFITFSRGYPISRDDIVEFFNSAYGPCVETVMIEKVAPGQLPVYGRMVLRSAAMIPAVLNGRQTAKFLIKGRHLWARIYVPSSRLSYA; this is encoded by the exons ATGGCCAGCCTGACCACCGTGGAGAAGTTGATCCTGTTCCACAAGCTCGAGCGTGACCTGTTCCACCGTCTAGTCCACGACCTCGCCCAGGACCCAGTGCCCATGCGATGGGTGATCGCGTTCTGGCTCTGGCTCGAGTCCGATGGCCACCATGACTTCATCCGCCGCGTCTCCGCGCTGCCAGGACCCGTTGTGCTGCGGTTCGTCGAGGAGGCCATCGAGTGCCTCCGCGGCCTCGCCTGCCGGGGCCACGGGCCTGCGGCCGGcaccggcgacggcgacggcgacggccgcGAGAGGCGGTGCCTACCCTGCACGAACGCGCTCCTGACCAAGCCCATAGACGATGCGGGCTACTTCGAAGGGCAACGCGAGATTTTGGATGGCGTCAGGTATCAGTACAGGACCGTATGCCTCGCCGTTTGTGATGTCGACAGCAACATCACCGCTTGTGTGCCCACTAACACTAGCGGCGGCGTGCTTGTTGCTCCGCCGATGGTCGGCTCCCCTGTCCTCGCCGTCCCGACGGCGGCATCCTTTCCACTAAATCCGATGGCATCGCCGTGGATCCCTTTGAAGAGCCCCCCGCCAGATGACTACCGCTCCCTATTTATCACCTTCTCCAGAGGCTACCCCATTAGCAGGGACGACATCGTGGAGTTCTTCAACTC GGCGTACGGGCCATGCGTGGAGACGGTGATGATAGAGAAGGTGGCGCCGGGGCAGCTGCCGGTGTACGGCCGCATGGTGCTGCGCAGCGCGGCGATGATCCCAGCGGTGCTGAACGGGCGGCAGACGGCCAAGTTCTTGATCAAAGGCAGGCACCTCTGGGCCCGGATCTACGTCCCCAGCTCCAGGCTCTCCTACGCGTGA